A single Brevundimonas sp. SL130 DNA region contains:
- a CDS encoding flagellar assembly protein FliX yields MKVTGTTGPNAPTGGKAARSAAGFSLGQSAPTSGAAAPAASVAPSTVGDVSALMALQGIEGPLEKRRRAVKRGTGLLDRLDELKMALLSGEADEATLERLARTLREERPDDGDVELNALLDQIDLRASVELAKAELRRGGV; encoded by the coding sequence ATGAAGGTTACAGGCACTACGGGCCCTAACGCCCCGACGGGCGGCAAGGCTGCGCGTTCGGCCGCCGGCTTTTCGTTGGGCCAGTCCGCGCCGACCTCAGGGGCGGCCGCCCCTGCGGCCAGTGTCGCGCCGTCCACGGTCGGCGATGTGTCCGCCTTGATGGCTTTGCAGGGGATCGAAGGGCCGCTGGAGAAGCGACGTCGTGCTGTAAAGCGGGGGACGGGCCTGCTTGATCGCCTGGACGAGTTGAAGATGGCTCTGCTGTCCGGCGAGGCGGACGAGGCGACGCTCGAACGACTCGCTCGGACGTTGCGCGAAGAGCGGCCGGACGACGGGGACGTCGAACTGAACGCCTTGCTGGACCAGATCGACCTGCGGGCATCGGTCGAGCTGGCCAAGGCGGAGCTGAGACGCGGCGGCGTCTGA
- the dksA gene encoding RNA polymerase-binding protein DksA, with translation MNALASVVSDETGPYRPSDNEPFMSERQLAYFKKKLLDWKDDILRESKGTVVNLKAETENHPDLVDRASSESDRALELRTRDRQRKLISKIDDALRRIEDGSYGYCEDTGEPIGLGRLEARPTATLSVEAQERHERRERVHRDD, from the coding sequence ATGAACGCTTTGGCGTCCGTTGTGTCCGACGAAACCGGTCCTTATCGGCCGTCTGACAATGAGCCGTTCATGAGTGAACGGCAGCTTGCCTATTTCAAGAAGAAGCTGCTGGACTGGAAGGACGACATCCTTCGAGAGTCCAAGGGCACGGTGGTCAATCTGAAGGCCGAGACCGAGAATCATCCTGATCTGGTTGATCGCGCGTCGTCGGAATCGGATCGCGCGCTTGAGTTGCGCACCCGGGATCGTCAGCGCAAGCTGATCTCCAAGATCGACGATGCGCTGCGTCGGATCGAGGACGGGTCGTACGGCTATTGCGAGGACACCGGTGAACCGATCGGTCTGGGACGTCTCGAGGCCCGTCCGACGGCGACCCTGTCGGTCGAAGCCCAGGAACGCCACGAACGCCGCGAACGCGTCCACCGCGACGACTGA
- a CDS encoding type II toxin-antitoxin system VapC family toxin, translating into MTTAVDASALVAILLDEPEKHAFVERILADKCEISPVGYWEAAARVRRLHGEEGMKRLDRLILELDIRIAPAFAETARLATDAERNYGKRTPAKLNLGDCFAYALAKERNLPLLYKGGDFIHTDIEPALKA; encoded by the coding sequence GTGACCACGGCTGTCGATGCTTCTGCCCTCGTCGCCATCCTTCTGGACGAACCTGAGAAGCACGCATTCGTCGAGCGTATCCTCGCAGACAAATGCGAAATCTCCCCAGTCGGCTACTGGGAAGCTGCAGCTCGGGTCAGGCGACTCCATGGCGAAGAAGGCATGAAACGGCTTGATCGCTTAATATTGGAACTGGACATTCGGATCGCTCCGGCTTTCGCCGAGACCGCTCGGCTCGCCACCGACGCAGAACGCAACTACGGCAAACGCACTCCGGCCAAGCTAAACCTGGGCGACTGTTTCGCCTACGCCCTGGCGAAGGAACGCAACCTACCCCTGCTCTACAAGGGCGGCGACTTCATCCACACCGACATCGAACCGGCGCTGAAGGCCTGA